One Saccharopolyspora erythraea NRRL 2338 genomic region harbors:
- a CDS encoding class I adenylate-forming enzyme family protein yields MTAPWVSSNGVEIRDLVPARLRRQWCDEGRCPDRDLYSSFSEHVRRHPGRPAVIDARGTLDYAGLDTRVRGIAAAFAAAGLGERDIIGIRLPNGRDMVATELAVAAIGAVALPYPAGRGTRDTLSLLGRSRAGAAVFADPADVASCGELPDLRAVFTFGRPVAGARSLGLLPADARWRPGRRDADSPARILVSSGSEAEPKMVAYSHNAMVGGRANYVRALHGGTELVRDLVLVPLASSFGSCGTSVTIAALGGTLVLVDAFDPGTALRAITEHRPTHVFGVPTMLRRLADHPPAGGEDLSSLRALVSSGAALPEATAQACRDRFGREMIAVYGSSDGVNCHTARTGLAPETGTGLPDPAVADIRITDERGEPVAAGEPGEICALGPMTPMCYVASPELDTRYRTPGGWVRTGDRGFLDGRGRLHVLGRIKQVVVRGGYNISPAEVERELGAHPAIADAVCVAVADPDLGERMCVCVTQPAGVPPVTLDEITTFLERERGLERRKLPELLLAVDEMPLGPTGKICRRTLSEMATEQRRTSGAAV; encoded by the coding sequence ATGACCGCACCGTGGGTTTCGTCGAACGGTGTCGAGATCCGCGATCTCGTGCCCGCGCGTCTGCGCAGGCAGTGGTGCGACGAAGGCCGTTGCCCGGACCGGGATCTGTACTCGTCGTTCAGCGAACACGTGCGCCGCCATCCCGGTCGCCCCGCGGTGATCGACGCCCGCGGCACCCTGGACTACGCCGGTCTCGACACCCGGGTGCGCGGCATCGCGGCCGCGTTCGCCGCGGCCGGACTGGGGGAGCGCGACATCATCGGCATCCGGCTGCCCAACGGACGCGACATGGTCGCCACCGAGCTCGCGGTCGCCGCGATCGGTGCGGTGGCGCTGCCGTACCCGGCGGGCCGCGGCACCCGGGACACGCTGAGCCTGCTCGGCCGCTCCCGCGCAGGCGCCGCCGTCTTCGCCGACCCCGCCGACGTGGCGTCGTGTGGCGAGCTACCCGACCTGCGGGCGGTGTTCACCTTCGGGCGGCCGGTGGCCGGGGCGAGGTCGCTCGGCCTGCTGCCCGCCGACGCGCGGTGGCGGCCCGGGCGCCGCGACGCCGACTCACCGGCGCGAATCCTGGTCTCCTCCGGTTCGGAGGCGGAACCGAAGATGGTCGCCTACTCGCACAACGCGATGGTCGGCGGGCGGGCGAACTACGTCCGCGCGCTGCACGGCGGAACGGAACTCGTGCGCGACCTCGTGCTCGTGCCGCTCGCGTCGTCGTTCGGTTCGTGCGGCACGTCGGTGACGATCGCCGCGCTGGGCGGCACCCTGGTGCTCGTTGACGCCTTCGATCCCGGCACCGCGCTGCGCGCGATCACCGAGCACCGGCCGACCCACGTGTTCGGGGTGCCGACGATGCTGCGCAGGCTGGCCGACCACCCGCCGGCCGGAGGAGAGGACCTGTCGAGCCTTCGGGCGCTGGTCTCCAGCGGGGCGGCACTGCCGGAGGCGACCGCGCAGGCGTGCCGGGACCGGTTCGGCCGCGAGATGATCGCGGTGTACGGGTCGTCGGACGGCGTCAACTGCCACACCGCTCGCACCGGGCTCGCGCCGGAAACCGGCACCGGACTGCCGGACCCGGCGGTCGCCGACATCCGCATCACCGACGAGCGGGGCGAGCCGGTCGCCGCCGGTGAACCGGGTGAGATCTGCGCGCTGGGTCCGATGACGCCCATGTGCTACGTCGCCAGTCCGGAGCTCGACACCCGCTACCGCACGCCCGGAGGCTGGGTTCGCACCGGAGACCGGGGTTTCCTGGACGGTCGGGGCCGCCTGCACGTGCTCGGGCGGATCAAGCAGGTCGTCGTGCGCGGCGGCTACAACATCAGCCCCGCGGAGGTCGAGCGGGAGCTCGGCGCGCACCCGGCGATCGCGGACGCGGTGTGCGTGGCCGTCGCCGATCCGGACCTGGGGGAGCGGATGTGCGTGTGCGTCACCCAGCCGGCCGGCGTGCCGCCCGTGACCCTCGACGAGATCACCACTTTCCTGGAGCGGGAACGCGGGCTGGAACGCAGGAAGCTCCCCGAACTGCTGCTCGCCGTCGACGAGATGCCGCTCGGGCCTACGGGCAAGATCTGCCGGCGCACGCTGTCCGAGATGGCCACAGAGCAGCGGCGAACATCCGGAGCCGCGGTCTGA
- a CDS encoding UbiA family prenyltransferase — MTSGTHVARPDTAVRPESKVRSYARLGKLDVYDYYLSFLVVLSALVLPVGALGAGTAVMLLVYLLGAVFTIVAMVAFDDLTGYRDGSDIRNYGPDAPTRKKLRKPLVAGTLTPREALWFGWTTAAVGGVLWVAAVALAPHRPMWTIITIAATFVISLQYSYGVKLSYHGFQEVFLVALGASLVVSPLGLATGAFSGFLLVQSVLFGLGPLMFGVYSNTNDVEGDRSVGRPTVASLVSPRGNAVFIGALSAAEYLIALVASATGIAPWWFAVLMLPAAALRARQFQLGFGKGDIMRARKLGFAVHRVTVVLLVVANLLAGLGIAV, encoded by the coding sequence ATGACGAGCGGTACCCACGTCGCACGGCCGGACACGGCGGTGCGACCGGAGAGCAAGGTCCGGAGTTACGCCCGGCTGGGCAAGCTCGACGTGTACGACTACTACCTGAGCTTCCTGGTGGTGCTCTCGGCGCTGGTCCTGCCGGTCGGCGCGCTCGGTGCGGGCACCGCGGTGATGCTGCTGGTGTACCTGCTGGGCGCGGTCTTCACGATCGTGGCGATGGTGGCGTTCGACGATCTGACCGGTTACCGGGACGGCAGCGACATCAGGAACTACGGGCCGGACGCGCCGACCCGCAAGAAGCTGCGCAAGCCGTTGGTCGCGGGCACTCTGACCCCGCGTGAAGCACTGTGGTTCGGCTGGACCACCGCCGCCGTCGGCGGGGTGCTGTGGGTGGCGGCGGTCGCGCTGGCGCCCCATCGTCCGATGTGGACGATCATCACCATCGCGGCCACGTTCGTCATCTCCCTGCAGTACTCCTACGGCGTCAAGCTGAGCTACCACGGGTTCCAGGAGGTCTTCCTGGTCGCACTGGGCGCCTCGCTCGTGGTGTCGCCACTCGGGCTCGCCACCGGTGCGTTCTCCGGTTTCCTGCTCGTGCAGTCGGTGCTGTTCGGGCTCGGGCCGCTGATGTTCGGGGTGTACTCCAACACCAACGACGTCGAGGGCGACCGCAGCGTCGGACGGCCCACCGTCGCGTCGCTGGTCTCACCCAGGGGAAACGCGGTCTTCATCGGTGCGCTGTCGGCGGCCGAGTACCTGATCGCGCTGGTGGCGTCGGCGACGGGGATCGCGCCGTGGTGGTTCGCGGTGCTGATGCTGCCCGCGGCCGCGCTGCGCGCCCGGCAGTTCCAACTCGGCTTCGGCAAGGGCGACATCATGCGCGCTCGCAAGCTCGGCTTCGCCGTGCACCGCGTGACCGTCGTGCTGCTGGTGGTGGCCAACCTGCTGGCCGGGCTGGGAATCGCGGTATGA
- a CDS encoding AMP-binding protein, translating into MGVLFDECAQRGTDTRVHLDRPFDIAPDGGRDHDVASLAALVRDAAGWLAAAGARRADRIAIVKADHWDYDLLACAAVRLGAVPAQLSAHLPGESLGVLLKRLQPAVLVTDAAMLERCREEGVDIASFARAVLALGDPVEGALGPHDVLGAEPPAPRSRDDGAPLVIHHTSGTTGVPKLVVHSTRTIIGKLARFESNRIPRIGLRTDDTVLNANTFAHGRTFCWTASAMCLAPERITILTDHDPDRADPVLRAHPPTVVEALPATYVRLQRLTERLDNPFRRVRLFVSTYDAMHPPAIRAYLAASRHRSPLWMQGWGQTETGPLTFRFHTRGSMVSKYSRKPGTRNLGRPVPFKTGIKVVDPDTFAPVRRGRPGLVFTRTEALCLGYLGEMRRWSAKRVGDWWNTGDIGVRNRDGSVLLLDREVDRADGMSCLEIEDILDDRLREVQECVVLACRDRPPLPVAVTEDGALDRAAWQRAVRDLPRMQDPVPLTWQQVPRTGTGKVRRLDLLEQLTGRTDTYGSGRWT; encoded by the coding sequence ATGGGTGTCCTGTTCGACGAGTGCGCGCAGCGCGGGACGGACACGAGGGTGCACCTGGACCGCCCCTTCGACATCGCCCCGGACGGCGGTCGCGACCACGACGTCGCGTCGCTGGCCGCGCTGGTCCGCGACGCCGCCGGCTGGCTCGCGGCGGCCGGGGCCCGGCGCGCCGACCGGATCGCGATCGTCAAGGCCGACCACTGGGACTACGACCTGCTCGCCTGCGCGGCGGTGCGGCTGGGCGCCGTCCCCGCGCAGCTGTCGGCGCACCTGCCCGGCGAGTCGCTGGGCGTGCTGCTCAAGCGCCTGCAGCCCGCGGTGCTGGTCACCGACGCCGCGATGCTCGAACGCTGCCGCGAGGAGGGTGTGGACATCGCCTCCTTCGCACGCGCGGTGCTGGCGCTGGGTGATCCGGTGGAAGGTGCGCTCGGGCCGCACGACGTGCTCGGTGCCGAACCTCCGGCTCCGCGCAGCCGGGACGACGGGGCACCCCTGGTGATCCACCACACCTCCGGCACGACCGGCGTGCCGAAGCTGGTGGTGCACTCGACCCGGACGATCATCGGCAAGCTGGCCCGCTTCGAGTCCAACCGGATACCGCGCATCGGGCTGCGCACCGACGACACCGTCCTCAACGCGAACACGTTCGCCCACGGGCGGACCTTCTGCTGGACGGCCAGCGCGATGTGCCTGGCGCCCGAGCGCATCACCATCCTCACCGACCACGACCCCGATCGCGCCGACCCGGTGCTGCGCGCGCATCCGCCGACGGTCGTGGAGGCGCTGCCTGCCACCTACGTCCGGCTCCAGCGGCTGACCGAGCGGCTGGACAACCCGTTCCGCCGGGTCCGGCTGTTCGTCAGCACCTACGACGCGATGCACCCGCCGGCGATCCGCGCCTACCTCGCCGCCAGCCGCCACCGCAGTCCGCTGTGGATGCAGGGGTGGGGGCAGACCGAGACCGGACCGCTCACCTTCCGCTTCCACACCCGCGGCTCGATGGTGTCGAAGTACAGCCGCAAGCCGGGCACCCGCAACCTCGGGCGGCCGGTTCCGTTCAAGACCGGCATCAAGGTGGTCGACCCGGACACCTTCGCACCGGTCCGGCGCGGCCGGCCGGGCCTGGTGTTCACCCGGACCGAGGCGCTGTGCCTGGGATATCTCGGGGAGATGCGGCGCTGGTCGGCCAAGCGCGTCGGGGACTGGTGGAACACCGGCGACATCGGGGTGCGCAACCGCGACGGCAGCGTGCTCCTGCTGGACCGCGAGGTCGACCGGGCCGACGGGATGAGCTGCCTGGAGATCGAGGACATCCTCGACGACCGGCTGCGGGAGGTGCAGGAGTGCGTGGTCCTGGCCTGCCGGGACCGTCCGCCGCTGCCGGTCGCGGTGACCGAGGACGGCGCGCTCGACCGGGCGGCCTGGCAGCGCGCGGTCCGCGATCTGCCGCGAATGCAGGACCCGGTTCCGCTGACCTGGCAGCAGGTGCCGCGGACCGGCACCGGCAAGGTCCGCAGGCTCGACCTGCTGGAGCAGCTCACCGGGCGCACCGACACCTACGGCTCGGGCCGCTGGACGTAG
- a CDS encoding CoA transferase, with protein sequence MTLSPTSSGSRCAVASEVAARNLALLPDVPFDETECEIDWAGPVDLPLGDETAVQAACGIMHVHGRAVGRPTPLAVDYASATAGVLAAQGVLAARIARARGLELRRVRTSVSQAALLAVSQYLAAATTDDPEEPAPAGKPDLCSSDGVRFEIETLDALDWLRFWSVLDADPAAVRRGWRPFQQRFATATCALPAALQETAASRTFIAIAETATATGVSVLPVRDRPGHPADVPAWHITSMPEGEVRPSTRPGALPLEGLVVVESTRRVQGPVAGHVLRLLGAEVVRIEPPGGDPMRGIPPMAGDCSARFSALNAGKRVVELDLKSAAGRRGVHELVADADVFLHNWAPGKAEQLGLDACDLARSRPGLVHAWASGWGAEFGEDPPLGTDFLVQAHSGLAAAIGPDGAAPRPSLMTLTDVVGGLVCAQGVLAALLNRLLTRRGARVDSSLFSAAGVIPRARRTSRGPLRTADGCLLLEAESWAQAAAALAPGAGPEGVEARCADEPTAAVQESLRTAGIHATAVCTDLRALAADPRFGRALGSAAHAFPLAPWEFS encoded by the coding sequence ATGACCCTGTCACCCACGTCGAGCGGTTCCCGCTGCGCGGTGGCCTCGGAGGTCGCGGCGCGGAACCTGGCGCTGCTACCGGACGTCCCGTTCGACGAGACCGAGTGCGAGATCGACTGGGCGGGACCCGTCGACCTGCCGCTGGGCGACGAGACCGCCGTGCAGGCCGCGTGCGGGATCATGCACGTCCACGGTCGTGCCGTCGGCCGCCCGACACCGCTCGCGGTGGACTACGCGTCGGCGACCGCGGGCGTGCTCGCCGCCCAGGGCGTTCTCGCCGCGCGGATCGCACGGGCCAGGGGACTGGAACTTCGCCGGGTGCGCACGTCGGTGAGCCAGGCGGCGTTGCTCGCCGTCTCGCAGTACCTGGCCGCGGCCACCACCGACGATCCCGAGGAGCCCGCACCGGCCGGGAAACCGGATCTGTGCTCGTCCGACGGAGTCCGGTTCGAGATCGAGACCCTCGACGCGCTGGACTGGCTGCGGTTCTGGAGCGTGCTGGACGCCGACCCGGCAGCGGTTCGGCGGGGCTGGCGGCCGTTCCAGCAGCGGTTTGCGACCGCCACCTGCGCGCTTCCCGCGGCGTTGCAGGAGACCGCGGCGAGCCGGACGTTCATCGCGATCGCCGAAACCGCGACCGCTACGGGTGTCAGCGTGCTGCCCGTCCGGGACCGTCCCGGCCATCCGGCAGACGTTCCCGCATGGCACATCACGTCGATGCCGGAAGGGGAAGTCCGCCCATCCACGCGGCCCGGCGCACTGCCGCTGGAGGGCCTGGTCGTCGTGGAGTCGACCCGGCGTGTCCAGGGCCCCGTCGCGGGGCATGTGCTGCGACTGCTCGGCGCCGAGGTCGTGCGGATCGAACCACCAGGAGGCGACCCGATGCGCGGCATCCCGCCGATGGCGGGGGACTGCTCGGCGCGCTTCAGCGCCCTCAACGCGGGCAAGCGGGTCGTCGAACTGGACCTGAAGTCGGCGGCCGGGCGTCGGGGCGTCCACGAGCTCGTCGCCGATGCCGACGTCTTCCTGCACAACTGGGCGCCGGGCAAGGCCGAGCAGCTGGGGCTGGACGCCTGCGACCTGGCGCGCAGCCGGCCGGGCCTGGTCCACGCGTGGGCGTCGGGCTGGGGTGCGGAGTTCGGGGAGGACCCGCCACTGGGAACGGACTTCCTGGTGCAGGCCCACAGCGGGCTGGCCGCGGCCATCGGTCCGGACGGCGCGGCACCGCGGCCGTCGCTGATGACGCTCACCGACGTGGTGGGTGGTCTGGTGTGCGCGCAGGGCGTGCTGGCGGCGCTGCTGAACAGGCTGCTGACCCGTCGAGGCGCCAGGGTCGACTCGTCGTTGTTCTCGGCCGCGGGTGTGATCCCCCGCGCGAGGAGGACTTCTCGCGGTCCATTGCGGACAGCGGACGGATGCCTATTGCTGGAAGCCGAATCGTGGGCCCAGGCTGCCGCAGCGCTGGCACCGGGCGCCGGGCCTGAAGGCGTCGAGGCGCGTTGCGCTGACGAGCCGACCGCCGCAGTGCAGGAATCCCTCCGCACCGCCGGCATCCACGCGACCGCGGTGTGCACCGACCTGCGCGCGTTGGCGGCCGACCCCCGGTTCGGCCGGGCGCTGGGCAGCGCGGCGCACGCCTTCCCGCTCGCACCTTGGGAGTTCTCATGA
- a CDS encoding DegT/DnrJ/EryC1/StrS family aminotransferase, with protein sequence MNSDEIPFFPPDLFEGDRKVLLNLVREIGTSRDQRFILGDRTRAFEEQLRAQLGAADVVACGSGTTALTLVLRAMGIGAGDEVVVPAFGCAPLASSVVSVGAEPVFADIDPDTMVLDPDRAEEGISPRTRAVMPAHMFSVMADMPRFAELADRAGLRLVEDSAVAQGAVLRGVPAGLWGEAGVFSFVQVKSFGMPGEGGAVVTRDDEIARVVRMLRNHGQDGRQRFVHHLVGYNSRFDEIQAAFQSYRLAGFAARLERRARIAEYYTERFAPLADSGVVPPPPGREGRCYYVYSVQAERRDELREHLASLGIASHVYYPAPLPMQPAFSRYTAEGQRWPNAERASRRILALPVYPHLTDAQVERIADAVCEFAGERSEAHAWFTASGPAPAGELVSDREPGHRAGSAWDDEDGNGAEPHQEQDFTTDPAVAEDSGGDRTRADQKEPSSK encoded by the coding sequence GTGAATTCCGACGAGATTCCGTTCTTCCCGCCCGACCTGTTCGAGGGCGACCGCAAGGTGCTGCTCAACCTGGTCCGCGAGATCGGCACCTCCCGCGACCAGCGCTTCATCCTCGGCGACCGGACCAGGGCGTTCGAGGAGCAGCTCCGCGCGCAGCTCGGTGCTGCCGACGTCGTCGCGTGCGGCAGCGGCACCACGGCCCTCACGCTCGTGCTGCGGGCGATGGGCATCGGTGCGGGCGACGAGGTGGTCGTCCCGGCGTTCGGCTGCGCGCCGCTGGCGTCGTCGGTGGTGAGCGTGGGCGCCGAGCCGGTTTTCGCCGACATCGACCCCGACACGATGGTGCTGGACCCCGACCGCGCGGAGGAGGGGATCTCACCGCGCACCAGGGCGGTGATGCCCGCGCACATGTTCTCGGTGATGGCCGACATGCCGCGGTTCGCCGAGCTGGCCGACCGCGCCGGCCTGCGGCTGGTCGAGGACTCGGCCGTCGCGCAGGGCGCCGTGCTGCGCGGAGTCCCTGCGGGGCTGTGGGGCGAGGCGGGCGTGTTCTCCTTCGTGCAGGTCAAGTCCTTCGGCATGCCGGGGGAGGGCGGCGCGGTCGTCACCCGCGACGACGAGATCGCCCGCGTGGTGCGGATGCTGCGCAACCACGGTCAGGACGGCAGGCAGCGCTTCGTGCACCACCTCGTCGGCTACAACAGCAGGTTCGACGAGATCCAGGCCGCCTTCCAGTCCTACCGGCTCGCGGGCTTCGCCGCCCGGTTGGAGCGCCGCGCCCGCATCGCCGAGTACTACACCGAACGGTTCGCCCCGCTGGCCGACTCGGGCGTGGTGCCTCCTCCGCCCGGCCGCGAGGGGCGTTGCTACTACGTGTACTCGGTGCAGGCCGAGCGCCGCGACGAGCTGCGCGAACACCTCGCGTCGCTGGGCATCGCCTCCCACGTGTACTACCCGGCGCCGCTGCCGATGCAGCCCGCGTTCAGCCGGTACACCGCGGAGGGACAGCGGTGGCCGAACGCGGAACGGGCGAGTCGCCGAATCCTGGCGCTACCGGTCTACCCGCACCTGACCGACGCGCAGGTGGAGCGCATCGCCGACGCGGTGTGCGAGTTCGCGGGCGAGCGGTCGGAGGCGCACGCGTGGTTCACCGCCTCCGGGCCCGCGCCGGCCGGTGAGCTGGTCTCCGACCGCGAACCCGGCCACCGCGCCGGAAGCGCGTGGGACGACGAGGACGGCAACGGCGCCGAACCGCATCAAGAACAGGACTTCACCACCGACCCGGCGGTCGCCGAGGACTCCGGTGGTGACCGGACACGAGCAGACCAGAAGGAACCGAGCAGCAAATGA
- a CDS encoding DegT/DnrJ/EryC1/StrS family aminotransferase → MRALEPVPFFSQAASFESAWALIRERIGAVFDNGKFSHGAQVAEFEEALAAYTGARYAIGVNSGTDALVLLLRACGLRPGDEVVVPAFSFVATASSVVLAGGRPRFADIDPATYALDPAEVDRRAGPDSRFVLPSHLFWQMADMTGLAEAAAAHDLTVVEDSAEGIGMRQGGVHAGLHGAGGVLSFFPSKTLGAIGDAGAVLTDDPEVAELVSGLRHHGRLGRTLDNFPGISTETALPGMNSKMDDIQAAVLLAKMTFLDRDIARRAMLAEAYRQRLRDMPGIVRIPESAERGPGSNTVFYVYLIEVERRDELVEHLTWRGIGTETYYPVPLHLQPCFAELGHAEGDFPHAEAACSRAVALPLYPDLGVDQVDRVCEAIGEFCTGRNA, encoded by the coding sequence GTGCGGGCACTGGAACCGGTTCCCTTCTTCTCGCAGGCCGCGTCGTTCGAGAGCGCGTGGGCGCTGATCCGGGAGCGGATCGGCGCGGTTTTCGACAACGGGAAATTCTCGCACGGCGCGCAGGTCGCGGAATTCGAGGAAGCGCTGGCTGCATATACCGGCGCTCGATACGCCATCGGGGTCAACAGCGGTACCGACGCGCTGGTGCTCCTGCTGCGCGCCTGCGGGCTGCGGCCCGGCGACGAGGTGGTGGTGCCCGCCTTCTCGTTCGTGGCGACCGCGTCGTCGGTCGTGCTCGCCGGAGGCAGACCGCGGTTCGCCGACATCGATCCGGCCACCTACGCCCTGGACCCCGCCGAGGTCGACAGGAGGGCAGGCCCGGACAGCCGTTTCGTGCTGCCTTCGCACCTGTTCTGGCAGATGGCGGACATGACGGGACTGGCCGAAGCCGCCGCCGCGCACGACCTGACCGTCGTCGAGGACAGCGCCGAGGGCATCGGCATGCGCCAGGGCGGGGTGCACGCGGGCCTGCACGGCGCGGGCGGCGTGCTGTCGTTCTTCCCGAGCAAGACGCTCGGCGCGATCGGCGACGCCGGCGCGGTGCTCACCGACGACCCCGAGGTCGCCGAACTGGTCTCCGGACTCCGCCACCACGGGCGGCTCGGCCGGACGCTGGACAATTTCCCCGGGATTTCCACCGAGACCGCGCTGCCGGGGATGAACAGCAAGATGGACGACATCCAGGCCGCGGTCCTGCTGGCCAAGATGACATTCCTCGACCGCGACATCGCGCGCCGGGCGATGCTGGCCGAGGCATATCGGCAGCGGTTGCGCGACATGCCGGGAATTGTGCGCATCCCCGAATCGGCCGAACGCGGACCGGGCTCGAACACCGTTTTCTACGTCTACCTGATCGAGGTGGAACGGCGTGACGAGCTGGTCGAGCACCTGACGTGGCGCGGAATAGGGACCGAGACCTACTACCCGGTCCCGCTGCACCTGCAACCCTGTTTCGCCGAGCTCGGCCATGCCGAGGGCGATTTCCCGCACGCGGAGGCCGCCTGTTCGCGCGCGGTGGCGCTGCCGCTCTACCCGGACCTCGGCGTGGACCAGGTCGACCGGGTGTGTGAAGCGATCGGCGAGTTCTGCACCGGGAGGAACGCGTGA
- a CDS encoding class I SAM-dependent methyltransferase: protein MPVTDTGGRTGYVFDNDNAHSGGQHRFLASAHDPMTTARLAETGVGAGWRCLEVGAGGGSVAVWLAGRVAPTGSVLATDVKPQRIPRRPGLTVVRHDVTSDPLPESEFDLVVARLVLRHLPQRLEVLDRLVRALKPGGRLQIDEFDTSYEPPLVTPDERSRRVYEDFIAAKDAVMRAAGVDPAFGRHVAAAMRDAGLADIDPRPFIQLRRAGSADLEQLVNHTFHLRDALVAAGMTDERLAEVRSAMRDPSFLAASSVMYSVHGTRPLDGAF, encoded by the coding sequence ATGCCAGTCACCGACACCGGCGGGCGGACCGGTTACGTCTTCGACAACGACAACGCGCACAGCGGCGGCCAGCACCGCTTCCTCGCCTCGGCGCACGATCCGATGACCACCGCGCGGTTGGCCGAGACCGGCGTCGGTGCCGGGTGGCGGTGCCTGGAGGTGGGCGCCGGAGGCGGCAGCGTCGCGGTGTGGCTGGCCGGACGGGTCGCGCCGACGGGCAGCGTGCTTGCCACCGACGTGAAGCCGCAGCGCATCCCGCGGCGTCCGGGGCTGACCGTCGTCCGGCACGACGTGACGAGCGACCCGCTGCCGGAGTCGGAGTTCGACCTCGTCGTCGCGAGACTCGTGCTGCGCCACCTGCCGCAGCGCCTCGAGGTGCTGGACAGGCTCGTCCGCGCGCTCAAGCCCGGGGGACGGCTCCAGATCGACGAGTTCGACACCTCCTACGAGCCGCCGCTGGTCACGCCGGACGAGCGGTCGCGGCGGGTGTACGAGGACTTCATCGCCGCCAAGGACGCGGTGATGCGCGCGGCGGGAGTCGATCCCGCGTTCGGCCGGCACGTCGCCGCGGCGATGCGCGACGCAGGGCTGGCCGACATCGACCCGCGACCGTTCATCCAGCTCCGGCGCGCCGGATCGGCGGACCTGGAGCAACTGGTCAACCACACGTTCCACCTCAGGGACGCGCTGGTCGCGGCGGGCATGACCGACGAGCGGCTCGCCGAGGTCCGGTCCGCGATGCGGGACCCGTCCTTCCTCGCCGCTTCCAGCGTCATGTACTCGGTGCACGGCACCCGCCCACTGGACGGTGCGTTCTGA
- a CDS encoding protoporphyrinogen/coproporphyrinogen oxidase: MTPDLDVAVVGAGIAGLTAAHELQRAGLAVRVYEAEPHVGGRMASFRYEGYTIDQGAEQISPHGYRATWELLRRLGVPLDDIPLIGKSIGMWRDGRAHPGVAERRALLTGAGLSPRARLDLARFLAWASRRRREFDPDHPEATPAGEATVAAFARRYHPDLHDYLFQPVAGSFFGWDTTRSAAASMLSLLVAVGDAASWRTYRDGMDTLALRLARELDVVVGRMVGEVVADRDSARLSVGGEVVTARTVLLCVPAPIAARLHANPPAAELAFLRACTFTPALKVSCLLDRPLTPESSRPLYVLLTPEAEDDVLSGIIVDHAKHPGRAPAGRGLLSLMANARTIPSLLEAPEQEVVARLTAAVPRYLPGFGSANVANFVHGFRYGLPEATPAALRARAGFMARPVRPVDYAGDWVMLRPASEGAVRAGALAASRTLSRLGASRPAARTAA; this comes from the coding sequence ATGACGCCGGATCTGGACGTGGCCGTGGTCGGTGCCGGCATCGCCGGGCTGACCGCAGCGCACGAACTGCAGCGGGCCGGGCTCGCCGTCCGGGTCTACGAGGCCGAGCCGCACGTCGGCGGCAGGATGGCGAGCTTCCGCTACGAGGGCTACACGATCGACCAGGGCGCCGAGCAGATCTCCCCGCACGGCTACCGCGCGACGTGGGAGCTGCTGCGCAGGCTGGGTGTGCCGCTCGACGACATCCCGTTGATCGGCAAGTCCATCGGCATGTGGCGCGACGGGCGCGCGCATCCCGGTGTCGCCGAACGCCGCGCGCTGCTGACCGGTGCCGGGCTGTCCCCGCGGGCCCGGCTGGACCTGGCGCGGTTCCTGGCCTGGGCGTCGCGGCGCAGGCGCGAGTTCGACCCGGACCACCCCGAGGCCACACCCGCGGGCGAGGCCACGGTCGCCGCGTTCGCCCGGCGCTACCACCCCGACCTGCACGACTACCTGTTCCAGCCGGTGGCGGGCAGCTTCTTCGGCTGGGACACCACGCGTTCGGCCGCGGCGTCGATGCTGAGCCTGCTGGTCGCGGTCGGCGACGCCGCGTCCTGGCGCACCTACCGGGACGGCATGGACACCCTCGCGCTGCGGCTGGCCCGCGAGCTCGACGTGGTGGTCGGGCGCATGGTCGGCGAGGTGGTCGCCGACCGCGACTCCGCCCGCCTGTCGGTCGGCGGCGAGGTGGTGACGGCGCGCACGGTGCTGCTGTGCGTACCCGCGCCGATCGCGGCGCGGCTGCACGCCAACCCGCCTGCCGCCGAGCTGGCGTTCCTGCGGGCCTGCACGTTCACCCCGGCGCTGAAGGTGAGCTGCCTGCTCGACCGCCCGCTCACACCGGAGTCGAGCAGGCCGCTGTACGTGCTGCTGACACCGGAGGCCGAGGACGACGTGCTCTCCGGCATCATCGTCGACCACGCCAAGCACCCCGGCCGGGCGCCGGCGGGCCGGGGACTGCTCAGCCTGATGGCCAATGCCAGGACCATCCCGTCGCTGCTGGAGGCACCGGAGCAGGAGGTCGTCGCGCGGCTCACCGCCGCCGTTCCGCGCTACCTGCCCGGGTTCGGGTCGGCCAACGTCGCCAACTTCGTCCACGGCTTCCGCTACGGGCTGCCCGAAGCCACTCCGGCGGCGCTGCGGGCGCGCGCCGGGTTCATGGCGCGGCCCGTCCGTCCGGTCGACTACGCCGGTGACTGGGTGATGCTGCGTCCCGCGAGCGAGGGAGCCGTGCGCGCGGGCGCGCTCGCGGCGTCCCGAACCCTCAGCAGGCTCGGCGCGTCGCGACCGGCCGCACGAACCGCCGCATAG